A single genomic interval of Romboutsia ilealis harbors:
- a CDS encoding sensor histidine kinase, which produces MYKYINLFSISIFLTSTYILYANLTAKRNKKNTMLLMLLITIVLYQLTIIIKGYDTNLLHNNSQILMMLLILKLNLYKFKKHNLKFIMNINYILALLPILISDNYKLIEYDKLVLLYMLMATVYMFSISVYNYNLDRSSKVTLILNLSYIAIRLLVKKEIYIVNMGDILELISSIVILKNIYKIYIKESELKNIKLSKRISLFSNEIINNDEKLDINKNISMTIKENLDKKNKLLNTILDQSNKCVILIDNLGNIVNEDESFYNMWKEYKSFKGDLSILDFLDNSVKNKDKFLQYLNLLDKKTDKLKGEFEGKDGRYFECTYCKIIIDNNEIGFICYIEDITYKKKSEMKIKENQVKYKKIVDNIPYSILLTDENNIIYNNKKSENIDFRSKEINNALFNSNKNGEFKYIYEDDKEIFLNIDRASFRDINSKKNVIAIRDITEYKKLLQKLKISKEKYESLVNIIPEGIYIANFDTKNITYANSRFLEMTNYKTVEDIDIDNISKSMIITTSKDDENIKFQRRTVKSGQKDMHIECGGTIIEVNKKLNVVGIVRDITKQVNAELMEIEIEKQKTANKIKSEFFINMSHELKTPLNVISSSNQLMSILHKEDIKLNPDSQLSDAVKVTKKNADILMEIINNIMDLSKLELNVYENNKDYYNIVTLVEDTAIEFNDYVKLNDIEIFFDTDEEEKIGFVDPKDIEKIILTLLTMILRYSDKKSLVDISLTSKRSKSIISIKNTGGYDYNKYINDKDRRILDIAVSLAKNIIVIYNGKIDIKTDSDKNIEVTIELNLDNDIKNYKSRIRDDNDEFIYQKYLNMCNF; this is translated from the coding sequence ATGTATAAGTATATAAATTTATTTAGTATATCAATTTTTCTTACTAGTACATACATATTATATGCAAATTTGACAGCTAAAAGAAATAAGAAAAATACGATGTTATTGATGCTTTTAATAACTATAGTCCTATATCAACTTACGATAATAATAAAAGGATATGATACAAATTTATTACATAATAATAGTCAAATACTTATGATGCTATTAATTTTAAAGTTAAATTTATATAAATTTAAAAAGCATAATTTGAAATTTATTATGAATATAAATTATATTTTAGCATTATTACCAATATTAATATCAGATAATTATAAATTAATAGAATATGATAAGTTAGTTTTATTATATATGCTAATGGCAACTGTATATATGTTTTCAATTAGTGTATATAACTATAATTTAGATAGAAGTTCAAAGGTTACACTAATTTTGAATTTATCTTATATAGCTATACGTTTATTAGTAAAAAAAGAGATATATATAGTAAATATGGGGGATATATTAGAGCTTATATCATCTATTGTGATATTAAAAAATATATATAAGATATATATAAAAGAATCAGAGTTAAAAAATATAAAACTTTCCAAAAGAATAAGTTTATTTAGCAATGAAATCATCAATAATGATGAAAAATTAGATATAAATAAAAATATATCTATGACTATAAAAGAAAATTTAGATAAAAAGAATAAACTTTTAAATACTATTTTGGATCAAAGTAATAAATGTGTAATTTTAATAGATAATCTAGGTAATATAGTTAATGAAGATGAAAGTTTTTATAATATGTGGAAGGAGTATAAATCTTTTAAAGGGGATTTAAGTATATTAGATTTTTTAGATAATAGCGTAAAAAATAAGGATAAATTTTTACAATACCTTAATTTATTAGATAAAAAAACAGATAAACTTAAAGGTGAATTTGAAGGCAAAGATGGACGATATTTTGAATGTACATATTGTAAGATAATTATAGATAATAATGAGATTGGTTTTATTTGTTATATAGAGGATATTACATATAAGAAGAAGAGTGAAATGAAAATAAAAGAGAATCAGGTGAAATATAAAAAAATAGTAGATAATATACCATACTCAATACTATTAACTGATGAAAATAATATTATATATAATAATAAGAAGAGTGAAAATATAGATTTTAGAAGTAAAGAAATAAATAATGCACTATTTAATTCAAATAAAAATGGAGAATTCAAATATATATATGAAGATGATAAAGAGATTTTTTTAAATATAGATAGAGCAAGCTTTAGAGATATAAACAGTAAGAAAAATGTAATAGCAATTAGAGATATAACTGAATATAAAAAATTGTTACAAAAATTAAAAATAAGTAAAGAAAAATACGAGTCATTAGTCAACATAATACCAGAAGGAATTTATATAGCAAATTTTGATACTAAGAATATAACTTATGCTAATTCTAGATTTTTAGAAATGACAAATTATAAGACAGTAGAAGATATAGATATAGATAATATAAGTAAAAGTATGATAATTACAACTTCTAAGGATGATGAAAATATAAAATTTCAAAGAAGGACTGTTAAATCAGGGCAAAAAGATATGCATATAGAGTGTGGAGGAACTATTATAGAAGTAAATAAAAAATTAAATGTTGTAGGAATAGTAAGAGATATAACTAAGCAAGTTAATGCTGAATTAATGGAAATAGAGATAGAAAAGCAAAAAACAGCTAATAAAATAAAGTCTGAATTCTTTATAAATATGTCTCATGAACTAAAAACACCTTTAAATGTAATATCATCATCTAATCAGCTAATGTCAATATTGCATAAAGAAGATATAAAGCTAAACCCAGATAGTCAGCTGTCAGATGCAGTTAAAGTTACAAAAAAGAATGCAGATATTTTAATGGAAATAATCAACAATATAATGGATTTATCTAAATTAGAACTAAATGTTTATGAAAATAATAAAGATTACTACAATATAGTAACTTTAGTTGAAGATACAGCTATAGAATTTAATGACTATGTAAAATTAAATGATATAGAAATTTTCTTTGATACAGATGAAGAAGAAAAAATTGGTTTTGTAGATCCTAAAGATATAGAAAAAATAATATTAACTTTATTGACGATGATACTAAGATATTCAGATAAAAAGAGTTTAGTAGATATATCACTTACAAGTAAACGTAGTAAGAGTATAATAAGCATAAAAAATACTGGAGGATACGATTATAATAAGTATATAAATGATAAAGATAGAAGAATTTTAGATATTGCAGTCTCTTTAGCAAAGAATATAATAGTTATATATAATGGTAAAATAGATATAAAAACTGATTCAGATAAAAATATAGAGGTTACTATAGAACTAAATTTAGATAATGATATAAAAAATTATAAAAGCCGAATAAGAGACGATAATGATGAATTTATTTATCAAAAATATTTAAATATGTGTAACTTTTAA
- a CDS encoding sensor histidine kinase — MNLYKYKEIIENINIIVIFSIPIISLVLYTLNKRKMMLLEFMIYIGELIIYIYLNSYVIIGNINLVSMILILKFTIILIIKEKLKINNFLHKSILILGLLYICNIKAEHSILINIILNIIILKYSVIDYIKVFNKELLDNKYNLNKKKSYIKEIKNKIKSEKEFQKNYKDEILGVSKKINKSIEESDIPIFILDINKEFIYSNESFNKLIEDYENKENRIDISKYLQFKFPKYQNLIDEIKKIATESRESFNIKSYDKKIYRLECTIDTIDEKSVIICILKDITQTTLIQNKLEESEKMYKNLMNVLNEGVIIHDSKNIKYINDKGLEILDINISKKEISIGDIKNIVSKKFRERFLSNIQLVISKKEEKITNKIELINGRIVELVTTNIKLNDEDLLISIVIDITELETTIMNIEQSEKTYKLLIQTLPEGIVIVNPMTNKHIYRNEASIRMLKTIGLDKLNESIKTYLKEENYGEFRRFTIDKLNNIDISLAIVKREEEGTLIVVFRMLDYEFKSMKLEKELNRMKEKNKFKTEFLSNVAYDIKKPINTIFETNNNLIENKVKYNSENINNHTRLVKQNCYRLIKLLNNIEYVSRIDNGTCTLELRKCDIVKLLENIVKISREYTDRKGIDISFKSEINKKILVLDTEKVEKIILNILSNAIKFTDTDGKIDINLYMENEQVCISIKDTGIGIPKDKIEVIFENFEQIDTTLSRGCEGTGMGLSVVKKLANLNNININVESELNKGSEFKIILPNNILSKNIKLQDKFTQNEKIEIEFSDIYLNLTS, encoded by the coding sequence ATGAATTTATACAAATATAAAGAAATAATAGAAAATATAAATATAATTGTTATATTTTCTATTCCTATTATATCTTTAGTATTATATACATTAAATAAAAGAAAGATGATGTTATTAGAATTTATGATATATATAGGAGAGCTTATAATATATATATACTTAAATAGCTATGTAATAATAGGTAATATAAATTTGGTTAGTATGATACTTATTTTAAAATTTACAATTATATTAATCATAAAAGAAAAATTAAAGATTAATAACTTTTTACATAAATCTATATTAATTTTAGGCCTATTATATATATGTAATATTAAAGCTGAACATAGTATTTTAATAAATATAATATTGAATATTATAATCCTAAAATATTCAGTTATAGATTATATAAAAGTATTTAATAAAGAATTATTAGATAATAAATATAATTTAAACAAAAAAAAATCGTATATAAAAGAAATAAAAAATAAAATAAAATCGGAGAAAGAGTTTCAAAAAAATTATAAAGATGAAATACTAGGAGTTAGCAAGAAAATAAACAAGTCAATAGAAGAATCTGACATTCCAATATTTATCCTAGATATCAATAAGGAATTCATTTATAGTAATGAATCATTTAATAAACTAATAGAAGATTATGAAAATAAAGAAAATAGGATAGACATATCTAAATATTTGCAGTTTAAATTTCCTAAATATCAAAATTTAATAGATGAAATAAAAAAAATAGCAACGGAATCTAGAGAAAGTTTTAATATTAAATCTTATGATAAAAAAATTTACAGACTAGAATGTACGATAGATACTATAGATGAAAAATCAGTAATAATATGTATACTAAAAGATATAACTCAAACTACATTAATACAAAATAAGTTAGAAGAAAGTGAAAAGATGTACAAGAACTTAATGAATGTATTAAATGAAGGGGTTATAATACATGATTCTAAAAATATAAAATATATAAATGATAAAGGATTAGAAATATTAGATATAAATATTAGTAAAAAAGAAATATCTATAGGAGATATAAAGAATATTGTAAGTAAAAAATTTAGAGAAAGATTTTTATCAAATATACAATTAGTAATAAGTAAAAAAGAAGAAAAAATTACAAATAAGATAGAGTTAATAAATGGAAGAATAGTTGAGTTAGTTACAACTAATATAAAATTAAATGATGAAGATTTATTGATTAGTATAGTAATAGATATAACAGAATTAGAAACTACAATAATGAATATAGAACAAAGTGAAAAAACGTATAAATTATTAATTCAAACATTACCAGAAGGAATAGTAATAGTAAATCCAATGACAAATAAGCATATTTATAGAAATGAAGCAAGCATAAGGATGCTAAAAACTATAGGCTTAGATAAGTTGAATGAATCTATAAAAACCTATCTTAAAGAAGAAAACTATGGAGAGTTTAGAAGATTTACAATAGACAAGTTAAATAATATTGATATATCACTAGCTATTGTTAAAAGAGAAGAAGAAGGAACTCTTATAGTAGTATTTAGAATGTTAGATTATGAATTTAAATCAATGAAATTAGAAAAAGAACTAAATAGAATGAAAGAAAAAAATAAATTTAAAACAGAGTTTTTATCTAATGTAGCTTATGATATAAAAAAGCCTATTAATACAATATTTGAAACTAACAATAATTTAATTGAGAACAAAGTAAAGTATAATTCAGAAAATATAAATAATCATACTAGGCTAGTTAAACAAAATTGCTATAGGCTCATAAAACTTTTAAACAATATAGAATATGTAAGTAGAATTGATAATGGGACATGTACTTTAGAATTAAGAAAATGTGATATTGTTAAGTTATTAGAAAATATAGTTAAAATATCTAGAGAGTACACAGATAGAAAGGGAATAGATATAAGTTTTAAGAGTGAGATAAATAAGAAAATATTAGTTTTAGATACAGAAAAGGTAGAAAAAATAATTCTAAATATATTATCAAATGCAATAAAATTTACTGATACAGATGGGAAAATAGATATAAACTTATATATGGAGAATGAACAGGTTTGTATATCAATAAAAGATACAGGTATAGGAATACCAAAAGATAAGATAGAAGTCATATTTGAGAACTTTGAACAGATAGATACAACTTTATCTAGAGGGTGTGAAGGAACTGGTATGGGTCTGTCCGTTGTAAAAAAATTAGCAAATCTAAATAACATAAATATAAATGTAGAAAGTGAATTGAATAAAGGTAGTGAATTTAAAATAATATTGCCTAATAATATATTAAGTAAAAATATTAAATTGCAAGATAAGTTTACTCAAAACGAAAAGATAGAGATAGAGTTTTCAGATATATATCTTAATCTAACTTCGTAA
- the sigK gene encoding RNA polymerase sporulation sigma factor SigK — MTILKSFEKPLTPEEELKYLTKFKEEQDKHAKEILIERNMRLVAHIAKKYNNSSEDQDDLISIGTIGLIKAIETYNIEKGTRLATYASKCIENEILMNIRTNKKNKAQVSLQDPIGMDKEGNEISLIEVLGTDIDYILDQVELKVQISKLYEQLDKILTKREKEIVLLRYGLTTCGYKTQREIAEKLEISRSYVSRIEKRALKKLQKELKSEKSLI, encoded by the coding sequence TTGACTATTTTAAAATCATTTGAAAAACCATTAACCCCTGAAGAAGAATTAAAGTATCTAACAAAATTTAAGGAAGAGCAAGATAAACATGCAAAGGAAATTCTAATAGAGAGAAACATGAGACTAGTAGCCCATATAGCTAAAAAATACAATAATTCTAGTGAAGATCAAGATGATTTAATATCTATAGGTACTATAGGGCTTATTAAGGCTATAGAGACATATAATATAGAAAAAGGTACGAGACTTGCAACTTATGCATCTAAATGCATTGAAAATGAAATTCTTATGAATATTAGAACTAATAAGAAGAATAAAGCGCAAGTATCACTTCAAGATCCTATAGGAATGGATAAAGAAGGTAATGAGATTAGCCTTATTGAAGTTTTAGGTACCGATATTGATTATATATTAGATCAAGTAGAATTAAAGGTTCAAATTAGTAAACTATATGAACAATTAGATAAAATACTCACTAAGAGGGAAAAAGAGATTGTACTATTAAGGTATGGTTTAACTACATGTGGATATAAAACACAAAGAGAAATTGCTGAAAAATTAGAGATATCAAGATCATATGTATCTAGGATTGAGAAGCGAGCATTGAAAAAATTACAAAAAGAACTAAAATCAGAAAAAAGCCTTATTTAA
- a CDS encoding peptidoglycan D,D-transpeptidase FtsI family protein, translating to MPRKTILPKQISRRAYSIFFIFIIGYLVLVYKVVDIQFINADFYKEKVENQNTRKIELNSGRGTIYDRNNKALTDTKVSKIIVVQKAQILNDNETQELVNKVMKDENGDLKTDIEYNVLESVVEIETEVIDNNLEKQLEEKGIIVEDKKLRYSSDGILSHTIGYISSVDKIGQYGIEKDMEELLNNSHEEYISVFKAGQAGNEGNKNVGILKGTIKTVDKDDDDKHIKLTIDKDIQSIVEETVDKEENPSAVVISDVNTGEILAISSRPTFDQYDLSKYINSRDGETMNRAIQVNYPIGSIFKIVVLYAALENNIIDENYTYECSGSITIGNNNEVLNCNKLDGHGLQTLKDAFSNSCNPAFLDIAMKVGKENIIEAARKLHMEEKVDIGLEEETFEVIPKDISIRNLAIGQGSMEFTPIQVNQMTQIIANNGTYKPLYLYDSVLDSNQNIIKTFKSAKNEEIISPYSLSKIKELMKNVSKEGTGKELNDLPGGCGVKTGTAQSTVNSIKVNHSWITGFYPENDPKYAITVIVEGNENGNKQSLPIFKEICMKINNKIK from the coding sequence AAATAAGTAGAAGAGCATACAGTATATTTTTTATATTCATAATAGGGTATTTAGTATTAGTATATAAAGTTGTAGATATCCAGTTTATAAATGCAGATTTTTATAAAGAAAAAGTAGAAAATCAAAATACTAGAAAAATAGAACTAAATAGTGGAAGAGGTACAATATACGATAGAAATAATAAAGCACTAACAGATACAAAGGTATCTAAAATCATAGTAGTACAAAAGGCTCAGATTTTAAATGATAATGAAACTCAAGAATTAGTAAATAAAGTAATGAAAGATGAAAATGGAGATTTAAAAACAGATATTGAATACAATGTATTAGAATCTGTAGTTGAAATAGAAACTGAAGTTATAGATAATAATTTAGAAAAACAATTAGAAGAAAAGGGCATAATAGTAGAAGATAAAAAACTAAGATATTCATCCGATGGTATTTTATCTCATACAATAGGTTACATAAGTAGTGTAGACAAAATAGGCCAATATGGGATAGAGAAAGATATGGAAGAATTGCTTAATAATTCTCATGAAGAATATATATCTGTATTTAAGGCAGGTCAAGCAGGAAATGAAGGTAATAAAAATGTAGGTATATTAAAAGGTACTATAAAAACAGTAGATAAAGATGATGATGATAAACATATTAAGTTAACAATAGATAAAGATATTCAAAGTATAGTTGAGGAAACGGTAGATAAAGAAGAGAATCCTAGTGCAGTAGTAATATCTGATGTGAATACAGGAGAGATATTAGCAATAAGTTCTAGGCCTACATTTGATCAATATGATTTGTCTAAATACATAAATAGTAGGGATGGAGAAACTATGAATAGAGCTATTCAAGTTAATTACCCTATTGGATCTATATTTAAGATAGTAGTTCTTTATGCAGCATTAGAAAATAATATAATAGATGAAAATTATACATATGAATGTAGTGGAAGTATAACTATAGGAAATAATAATGAAGTATTAAATTGTAATAAATTAGATGGACATGGATTACAGACATTAAAAGATGCATTTTCTAATTCATGTAATCCTGCGTTTTTAGATATAGCAATGAAAGTAGGAAAGGAAAACATAATAGAGGCGGCGAGAAAACTACATATGGAAGAAAAAGTAGATATAGGATTAGAAGAAGAGACCTTTGAGGTTATTCCAAAGGATATATCTATAAGAAACTTAGCAATAGGTCAAGGAAGTATGGAGTTTACTCCAATACAAGTAAATCAAATGACTCAAATTATAGCTAATAATGGAACATATAAACCATTATATTTATATGATAGTGTATTAGACTCAAATCAGAATATAATTAAAACATTTAAAAGTGCTAAGAATGAAGAGATAATATCTCCATATTCACTTAGCAAAATAAAAGAATTAATGAAAAATGTATCTAAAGAAGGAACAGGTAAAGAATTAAATGATTTACCTGGTGGATGTGGTGTAAAAACTGGTACAGCTCAAAGTACTGTGAATAGTATAAAGGTAAATCATAGTTGGATAACTGGTTTTTATCCTGAAAATGACCCTAAGTATGCTATAACAGTAATAGTGGAAGGAAATGAAAATGGAAATAAACAATCGTTACCAATATTTAAAGAAATATGCATGAAAATAAATAATAAAATTAAATAA